The following nucleotide sequence is from Novipirellula galeiformis.
GCAAAGTGACGTTCGCGATTGACGCTTCGGCGAGCATGTCGGTCACCGACAGCACCAACTTTGAGCCCTCCGAATCGCGACTTCGCCGGGCAACGCGACTTTTGGAGGGAACACCTGAAAATCCCGGCTGGGTCCCACAACTCAGCGAAACCCATGAGATCGACGTGATCGCCTACAGCTCGGGAACGCCGGTCCGGTTGTGGTCCAGTGGCGACGAAGAGTCTCTAACGGCTTCATTGCATTTAATTGCCGATGGCAACCGTAGCAACTTGGCTTCGGCGATCACATCGATGGCTACCGAAGTGAATTCGGAGGTGCTCAGTGGAGACGCTAAGCCGAGTGCTAACGCAGAATCGGATCACGATTCGAGTGACGAGTCCGAAACCGCAAATGCGGCTGAAAATTCGCAGACGCAAACCCGTTCGGCCTTGGTGATCATGACCGAGGGACGGCACAACTTGGGGCCTTCGCCGGTCGACGCTGCCCGGCGGGTTGGATCAACGGCGATGCAGGTGGTGACATTGGGGATCGGATCCGAAGACGAACCTAGCGACATTGGTATCTCTCAAGTGCTCCGCCCCGACACGGTGGCTGCGGACGGAAAGCTAACCGGAAAGTTGATCGTCAAGCAATTTGGGATGAGCGGTCGACCGCTGGGATTGCGGATTGAACATCGCGGGGAAACGGTTTGGCAGCAGCGAATCGCTCCCGACGTCGAGGGAGACACCGAAGTGCCTTTTGACTTTGATGTCGAACCCTTGGTCAAGGCGTTGCAAAACGAGTCCATTCGAGGTGTCAGTCGTAGCGCGGTGGTATTGGATTTGCGTGCGGTGATCGATGGGGCCCCCGAATCGGACCATCCCCGCAATGATTTGGCGACAAACCAAAACATCATGACTCAAAACAATTCGATGTCGTTCCGCGTTGCCGCCTCGACACGGGATCGCCGGTTATTGATTCTTGATGGCTCGAGTCGTTGGGAAACACGCTACTTGCATAATTTGTTTGATCGTGACCCGGCCTGGCAAGTCGACCTGGTGTTGTATGGACCGGGCACCGACACCGCGACCGTACAACGGGGCGACCAAGCGGGTCAATTCCCTGCCACGGGGGAAGCGATAGCGAAATACGACGCCATTATTTTGGGCGAGGTGCCGGCGGAACAAATCAATTCAACTGATGTGATGTTGCTACGACAATTTGTCAGTCGTGGGGGTGGGTTAGTCGTTGTCGATGGACGCTACGACCGATTGCGTCCCCTCGTGCAAACTCAATTGTCGGATCTCGTTCCCGTTACGTATCCAAACGATACAGGCGTAATCGACGGTGGCAAATTGGAGCCTCGCGGGGTGGGGTTGGAACATCCAATGATGTTGCTACGCCCCTCCGCAGGAACGGACATCGGTGAAGTCGTTGATCAGTGGAACCGTTTACCCGAGCCGATTTACGTCAACAAGGTCGAGGCCCAAGCCGGCGCTGAAGTTTGGGCCCAGGTCCGCCAACGTGGCGACGACGCGTCGCCATGGTTGGTCACCCGATTGTACGGTGCAGGTCGCGTCTTCTATTTTGCTTCGGACCAAACGTGGCGATGGCGTTATAAGTTGGCCGATGAGCTGCACGCTCGGTTTTGGAACCAAGTACTCAGCGCCGTGATGCAACCGCCCTATTCGGCGAGCGATTCGTTTGTCGCACTCGGCACCGATCGTGTGGAGTACGAAGTCGGTGACCGCTCGCTGATCCGTGTGCGGTTACAGGGCCCAAGCGGAAAACCGCTGGGCGACGCCACCGTCGATGCGTTATTGGTGGCCGAGGAACGGGTCGTAGCGACGGTCCCCTTGTCGCTAGAAAACCCCGCACGCGGTACTTACCAGGGACAAACTCCGCCGTTGGAGCAGGGCGAATTTGAAATCCACATTCGAGCAAGCGGTTTCGATGCGAGTGCCCTTCAAGCGACCACGCCAATTTGGGTAGGCACGCCCGATCACGCCGAACTTCGACGCGTCGGATTGGACAAGAACGCCTTGGTTCAGATCGCCCAGGCAGGCAAGGGCAGGTATTACCATGAATCATCGGCCGAGGAGTTGCTTGAGAACTTGAAACCGCTTTCGAGTGGCTCGGTGATTGAGTCCGATGTTTTGATCTGGCAGTCTTTCTATTGGTTTTGGTTGGTCATCGCGTTGTTGACTGCAGAGTGGTTGTTACGCAAACGAGCTGGATTGGTGTAAACGATGTCGACGGCGAACCGCTCTTGCACAAATCATCTAGAACTTGACCCTACGACCGCGGCGACCTTGCAAGCGTTCGCGCGGCGACGTCGTTGGTTGATCGTGCTGCGTTGTATCGCGATTACGGTCGTCGCATTTATCGCTGCCCTAATTGCCGTAGCAATCGCGGACTACCTATGGTTGCTTCCCGATGCGGTCCGCATGACGCTGACGCTCGCCGCTTACCTAGTTACCGCCACGGTGTTGTGGTTCTTTGGCTTACGCCATTTGCATCACGATGACCCACAGGAGTTGGCTCGCCAATTTGAAACCAACGCACCGACGGTGCGTGACGACTTGCTCTCGGCGGTCGAGCTTGCCAATCCCGAATTTGCCAACGGATCCCCTGAACTTCAAAGCCGGTTGCAAAACTCGGTGGGACGTCGACTCCAAAAAATCGACATCCGTGGATTATTGCCGATCACGATGATTCGGAAGTGGTTGGTGTCGGGGGTGGTGGTGATCGTCGTTTGTGTTCTCTTGATGCTGATTCCTTCGTTTCAGTTTGGCCGGCGTTTGGCCCGCGCGATGTTACCGATAGCTTCTATTGAACGCGCCTCCAAGGTTCAATTGACCATTGTCGAGCCCGCGCCGCCAACGCAGTATGTCGCCGAAGGAGACGCGGTCGCCGTCGTCGTTGCCGTCACGGTGCCCGGCCCCGAGCAACTGCGATCTTCACAATCCGACACGAGTGGAGCTTATTCCGACGAGGTCCTATTACAGTGGGTCGTCGAGAACGAATCGTTCGAAACTCCGATGTTAGCCCGGACGGCGCGATTCGTGGCGGACTCGGACGACTCGACTCAAGTTACCGACTCCGGTTCACGTCCGAACGTCTTTGCCGCCAACTTGTCGATCAAAAACAAACCGGTTCAGTACCGTGTTCTTAGCGGCGACGCCGTGACGCTTTGGCATACGCTTACACCGCTGCCGCGACCACGCGTCGCCTCGTTTGAGAAACGCTATGAGTTCCCTGAGTATGCAGCCCTGGAAGATATTACCGAGACCGCCGATCATGGCGATTTGACAGCGATTGCTGGGACGATGGCTCATTTGACGGTGCGATTCGACCAACCGGTGCATTCCCCAGTGTTGCGTTATGGTAACAAAGGGGTTTCGCTCGACTTGCAACCACTCGCTGCGGATGAGATGACGTTCACGGTCGCGTTGCCGATTCAAACCCCCGGCAATTACCAAATCGATGCGATAAGTATCGAATCCCAACTCGACAACCCGTTTAGCCCCCAGTATTCGATCACGCCGATTCTCGATGGCCCGCCGGTGGTTCGTTGGGGCGAGGAAGTGAAAGCAACAAGTCTCGCGTCGCCGCTGGACGTGCTCGCGCTGAGTGCATCCATTGAAGACGACCTGCCGATCGAGCAGGTATTTTTGGAATTTGTCATCAATGGATCGGAGCCATCGAAGTTTGAAATCGACATCCAATCCGCTGCCAAAACCCTTTCGCCGCTCTGGAACTGGGATTTGATGCAGCGCAATGACGCCCCCAGCCAAGCCCAGGCGTTGGTGCAAAACGACATCCTGCAATTGCGTGTCGTCGCACTCGATCGCAAAGGCCAACGTGGCGAATCACGTGTCGTCGAGGTGTTGATCGTCGATGAGGGTTTTTCGCAATCAAGGCAAGACCATTTGGATGTGCTGCATGACATCGTTGGCGACACGGTGGGTTGGCTCTCCGATGCACAAACGTTGATCGCTGGATTGCGTAAGTTTGCCTCCGAAACGGAGTCCAATGATCTCCCAAAAGCAACGCGGGAGTCACTGCGTGATAGCGCCGTCACATTGGGCGAAGAAAAAGATCAATTGCTTGAACGAATCAAAGCCGGGCTTCCCCAGAGCCAAAATCCCGTTGAAGCGACATGCCTTGAACGCGTCGGACTCTGCGTCATTGATTTGCAATCCAAGATCGACGGTGCGGTTGCGAGCTTCACCGAAGCCTCCCCCACGCCCGATGACGCGCCCGATGACACAGCCAATCGGGCGCGTCGTGAGCAGTTGAGCCAAATCGATAAACAACTCGGCAACGCCGACACCCAATGTTCACGGGTCGATGAGTTTGCTCGCTCATTACTCGCTCATCATAGCAATGTGGGTGTGTTGACCGACGCGGTAGCCCTGCTACGAAGTGTGAACCCAATCGCCGAGGAAGGCTCGTCGGTTGCGATTGAACTGTACAAGCGTTATGTCAACGTCGCCATCGCCCGCATGAAGACGATTGACGCGTTGATCGATCGTCATCAAACACTAATGCCCGAAGCTCATCGCAAGCACCTCGGCAACTGGGATGATTTCTCCAGCCTGTGGCAAATTCGCTTGGGCAATACGATCGAAGATCCGCCGGGCAAGGACAACTTGCGGGCGTTGATGCGACAATACGCTGACGAGTTGCGAAGCCGAGTGCAAAGCAACATCGTGGACCAGCGTCTCGGCGGTCAACTGAATCGACTGCTCCGAGAACTGGACGATCGGCGGCAAGCGGCTGAGGAGCAACTCCGCAGCGCGAACCAGGATGGACGCACCGCGAACAAGCTAAGTCAAGAGCTTGAATCGATTGACGATGCCAATCAAGCGATTGCGACGACACGCCAATGGAAAGAGAAACAATCCGCGTACGAATTCACGGTGGCTGACGTACTCTCGCGTCTCGGTCAAGAGGAAGCTCTGCATCGCACGCGGCCGATCGTAGACCTCCGGTATGCCGCAGATATAACGTTGTTTCGCCGCGCGGTCGAGAACGTCACTTCCGATGGTTACGTTGACTACAAAGAGGAACCGATCGGCGAGGTCCACGAGAAACTGGCGGCCGCATTCGCGCTGATTCATGCTGCTCATGAGGTGCCGCTTCTGCGAACCGAACTCGAGTCGCTGCGATTGGCAGAAAACCGGCTTGAGTTCTATGCCGAAGCGAGAATTGAATCTCCGTTGTGGATCGAACGCTTTGTATCCGGGCTGGACACCGCAACCAAACGTCTGAGGGCCGCCGGGGTCCCTTCCTCCATCGCCAATGACCTCGGTCGCTGTGCCACCAGCGATTCCATTCGTCAAGCCAGCGAGCGAATCCGTCAACGTCGCTGGGACGAAAAAGCGATCGTATCCACCTCCGTATGGCTACGTTCGGCGCTGGTGGAACTCGACGCGGCGATTGAACCTCTGACTCCCCTTGTCGAGGAAGCACGCAACGTCATCCTCCGCTACGTGCCAACGATCACGGAACAAGCACACCAAGCGGCGGAGAAAGCTGCTGCGGCGGAACAGCGAATCAAACAACGAGAG
It contains:
- a CDS encoding glutamine amidotransferase, encoding MDLFPTIRFAGEMPAGVVLAIALAAAFAVMWYYVRETRTLATPYSYLLPALRGAAVALVIFILAGPVWHRRQVIGTLGKVTFAIDASASMSVTDSTNFEPSESRLRRATRLLEGTPENPGWVPQLSETHEIDVIAYSSGTPVRLWSSGDEESLTASLHLIADGNRSNLASAITSMATEVNSEVLSGDAKPSANAESDHDSSDESETANAAENSQTQTRSALVIMTEGRHNLGPSPVDAARRVGSTAMQVVTLGIGSEDEPSDIGISQVLRPDTVAADGKLTGKLIVKQFGMSGRPLGLRIEHRGETVWQQRIAPDVEGDTEVPFDFDVEPLVKALQNESIRGVSRSAVVLDLRAVIDGAPESDHPRNDLATNQNIMTQNNSMSFRVAASTRDRRLLILDGSSRWETRYLHNLFDRDPAWQVDLVLYGPGTDTATVQRGDQAGQFPATGEAIAKYDAIILGEVPAEQINSTDVMLLRQFVSRGGGLVVVDGRYDRLRPLVQTQLSDLVPVTYPNDTGVIDGGKLEPRGVGLEHPMMLLRPSAGTDIGEVVDQWNRLPEPIYVNKVEAQAGAEVWAQVRQRGDDASPWLVTRLYGAGRVFYFASDQTWRWRYKLADELHARFWNQVLSAVMQPPYSASDSFVALGTDRVEYEVGDRSLIRVRLQGPSGKPLGDATVDALLVAEERVVATVPLSLENPARGTYQGQTPPLEQGEFEIHIRASGFDASALQATTPIWVGTPDHAELRRVGLDKNALVQIAQAGKGRYYHESSAEELLENLKPLSSGSVIESDVLIWQSFYWFWLVIALLTAEWLLRKRAGLV